The DNA segment tgctgttggaatttggtcccattcttgccttatatagatttccagctgctgaagagttcgtggtcgtctttgacgtatttttcgtttaatgatgcgccaaatgttctctattggtgaaagatctggactgcaggcaggccaggttagcacccggagtcttctacgacgaagccatgctgttgttatagctgcagtatgtggttttgcaatgtcctgctgaaataaacaaggccttccctgaaatagacgttgtttggagggaagcatatgttgctctaaaacctttatatacctttcagcattcacagagccttccaaaacatgcaagctgcccataccgtatgcacttatgcacccccataccatcagagatgctggcttttgaactgaacgctgataacatgctggaaggtctccctcctctttagcccggaggacacggcgtccgtgatttccaacaagaatgtcaaatttggactcgtctgaccataaaacactattccactttgaaatagtccattttaaatgagccttggcccacaggacacgacggcgcttctggaccatgttcacatatggcttcctttttgcatgatagagctttagttggcatctgctgatggcacggcggattgtgtttaccgacagtggtttctgaaagtattcctgggcccatttagtaatgtcattgacacaatcatgccgatgagtgatgcagtgtcgtctgagagcccgaagaccacgggcatccaataaaggtctccggccttgtcccttacgcacagagatttctccagtttctctgaatcttttgatgatgttatgcactgtagatgatgagatttgcaaagcctttgcaatttgacgttgaggaacattatttttaaagttttccacaattttttttacgcagtctttcacagattggagagcctctgcccatctttacttctgagagactctgcttctctaagacaaagcttttatagctaatcatgttacagacctgatatcaattaacttcattaatcactagatgttctcccagctgaatcttttcaaaactgcttgcttttttagccatttgttgcccccgtgccaacttttttgagacctgtagcaggcattacattttaaatgagctaattaagtggataaaagtgtaaaatttctcagtttaaacatttgctatgttatctatgttctattgtgaataaaatattggctcatgtgatttgaaattcctttagttttcattttattcaaatttaaaaaacgtcccaacttttccggaattcgggttgtacgtggcagtcaatgggacagtcacgagccttccggttttcatccaaaatatcttaaaattgtgttccgaagaagaGCAAAgcatttacgggtttggaacgacatggaggtaagtgattaatgacaaaaattttattctggggtggagtaaccctttaaagcaCATCTCACCTCAAACACCTCATCTGTCTTGAGCTCCTTCGCGCTAAACACGATTCCATGGGCATATCCATCAACCCTCAGCGCTTGACAACCGTCTCCTATTAACACCACATTCTTACCATGTTTGCTGTGCAGCCGATGAGCAACACCTGCCACTAGAAGGTGACAAAGATATAAAAGTAGACCAAAACATAAGATCCTGTTTACAACTGGTGTTGGTGACATGAATGATAAAATACTCAATCCTAATAAATTAATATTCCCTCAAATGCTAAAATAAGGTTAAAAATATAATGCCTGGAGAGTGTATGGGGAAGCTCTTCTCTGTGATGTTACTGGTACACAGACTGTTATCTAGTGGCCCCGATGAGCTTGTAATGGACACTTGCACACACTGACCATAGAGATCGACCACAGCAAATACTTCTAAAATAAGACAGAAGAAAAGAAGGGAGGGAGATGTTAGACATCACGAAGTTCTGAAATATCAGTGTTGTAGAAATTTAGGTGAATTAGCTCCCTTGACAATTACCTGGTGGCAGCCCGGTACAAGCTACACCCTGGTCAAGCCCGTTGATGAAGTAATGCATATCTCCACTAGCTGTACGCATCATCCCAATCCTGGAGCCTGTGGTCAAAGAGTCCAAGTCACACCCATAGTTATTCCTCATGGTATTCCCATCCTGCATGATCGCTGTGCCGCTACAGAAGAGAAAAAGCAAAGAGAGATGTAAGGTATCAGGTCTGGCAAAGAAAGGATCTCTATTCCATTAACCAACAGCTCACCTTAACATCCATGTGTCATAGTCAATGTCAGTCATCGTATTAGGGAACTCCAGTTCTTCTGGTCTGATCGCTGTTACTCCTGTTCAGATCCAGGAtccattgaaaaaataaataaatacataaacaatgaTTTTTGGAAATAATAATATATGGTTCCTTTAATTTTTCTAGAACCAATATTTTTCTATTGATTTAGAAcaccaaacaaaacaacaatgtttCCTGCACTACAGCATGAACAGCTGTACTCTAGtacatactttatttttttgtgaatcagTAGTATTCATTTACTGAATTAGCTGTATTACTTTAGTAACTTGTGCTATTTCTTAAGCGAATCAGAGGTATTTGGTGAATCAGAGAATTTCTCTGGTGAATCAGCGGTATTTCTTTGGTAAATCAGTGGTGTTTCTTTAGTGAATCAGTGGCGTTTCTTTAGTGAATCAGAGGCGTTTCTTTAGTGAATCAGTGGCattttttttagtgaatcagtgGCATTTCTTTAGTGAATCAGTGGCATTTCTTTGGTGAATCAGTGGCATTTCTTTGGTGAATCAGTGGCATTTCTTTAATGAATCAGTGGCATTTCTTTAGTGAATCAGTGGCATTTCTTTAGTGAATCAGTGGCATTTCTTTAGTGAATTAGTGGCATTTCTTTGGTGAATCAGAATTATTTCTTTGGTGAATCAGTGGCAATTCTTTAGTGACTCAGTGGCATTTCTTTAGTGAATCAGTGGCATTTCTTTAGTGAATCAGTGGCATTTCTTTAATGAATCAGAGGCATTTATTTAGTGAATCAGAGTTTCACTGGCCTGCTTCTATTGAGCCTGACCAGCGATCTACCATTTTCTGAATTACAATTTCAAAGAGCTCTCCATCCCGAAGGCACCTGCATAAAAGACACAcaagcataaaatattaatttaatcgaTGACTGATCCATCAAGACCAACCATCATAACTTAACCACTTAAGAGTTCATgctaaagcaaacaaaaaaagtaaccTGTTTGAAATAACAATGGCATCGTTGAACTCGCTGCGGCAGTTCTGCCTAAGTGCTGTTCGGCCACCATTGGTGATGACTGCGTTTGTTCCGTGTTGCTGATGAAAGCGCAGGTCGTTGGCTGCTGCAGCTCCCGAGACTGAACATGGGCTACCAGGAGACATCGCAGTAGGGCCCTCAGAGCTGTCATCAGGCAAGGGAGGGAGATCGGCTATAAGAGAGCGAGAATGAGGTTTTTTAAAAGTCTGTGGACACCCGAGTACTTCAAGGTATCtaccatccatccacccatttcTACTCTCTCCTTATTCCTCTCACCCAAATCATCCATGATGGTGGCCTGGGCAGCCTGTCCATACAGGTCCACCACTGCATACACGCTGGGCGGAACATTCCAGGCTGCGGGGCCTTGAGGCACTCCGTTCACAAAGAAATGCAGACTCCCATCCTCCTTTCGGACAACTCCCACTGTATCTCCAGCCTATTGATTTTCACATGAGACACAGAAAtataaaatcagctaaaccaGGATAAATTCCCCAAAAACTACTCTTAAAATTAAGAGAACAGGCATAAAAGTCTCAATTCACCCTGGTGACAGTTCTGTCAAATGTCAAAAAGATCTTTAAAAAATCATCTGGAAGAGGGTGAAATTTAAGACACTATTGGGTTtagtctttttttataatttttgggGCTTGACAGATGTGTTCACTaatgctgaatttttttattgaaatgccAAAACCGATGTTTTCATTGATCtgaataatgtaattaaatttgggTAAATGGGTAACTGAACTCTGTATGCCATTTAGGGTGTTTTGTTCAAAGATGATAAACCATTCATAGAGAAGTTATTTGGTAATGAGCCACCTCTCGATATTTCAGCTGAACAAATTTAAAATTTTGCTACTCTAGGATCTTTTTTCCATAACAATGAAGTGCATCCACATTGCTGGCATGTTTACTGGCTGTTGCTTATTTATGTTGTGTACATAAAATACACTTTGACACATTCACAACTGTTTCAGTCAATGATTTCAAACTCACTTTTAAGCGGTCCAAGTTGTGCCCGTATTCATCAAGGATTGTAGTTCCGTTGTGCATGACACCATTTCCTGTCATCATCCAGGTTCCTGTGGAGATATGCATTTTACATTTGATGTAAATATCAAGTAATGTGGCCTTGACTCACGGACACTCTCAATTGTGACCTGTGGGTGTAACTGTGTGTCAGCATCTTACCGGAGCGCAGATTAGTCATGGTTGATGGTAGCTGAAGATAGGCAGGGTTATGAGTAGTCACGCCGATCTCTATAGAGCCCGCCCATTTGTCCACCATTTTGTCGATGCGTACCTGGAAAACCTCATTGGAGTGCAACGGACGGTTGCTGAGCACAACGCCATGGTTGAAGTCATCCGTCGCACTGTGCCAGATAATAACATTTCACTTAACTGCCACTGAAATGATGCAGCAAGTAGAGAGAAGTTGATACATTTttggattaaatattaaaaactcaCTGAGGCCGTAAAGCAGTGCGGCCATCACTGATGATTGCAGCCTTCTGCCCACAGTTTAAATGGAAGAGCAAGCGCTCTGGGACATCAGGCTCAGGGGTCAATGAAAGAGCAGGCCGAGGCCGGCCCACATCAGGTGACAGCGCTCTCATGATGGCATTGTTGCGACGTAAACGGTCACTATGGTTATGATTGTGGACAATGGTGACCTTTACTGCCATGCCATAGAGATCCACCACTCCATACACTACACCAGGTGTCTGATTGGCTGCAACCCCTATGACATCATTTCGGAAAAGTATTTTAGAATAATCTGAACTGTGTTTAATTTTATAATCACTGAGATCTGAAATTCCACCTTGATCTATGCCATTAATGTAGAAGTGCAGAGCTCCACTAGCTTTCCTCATCAGCCCTATGTGATCTCCCTcctataaataacaacaacaaaaaaagcaaattgaggataaataaacaaaagcaatCACCTGGAGTATTAAATTGCATGAGATATCCTTAAGATTTAGAGATCTACCTTCCAACTTACCTGGAGTTCATCCAGGCTGAATTCACAGTACTCCCGACGAGTCCCTTTCCCATTGGTTAAAATCCCACAGCCACTCATCATGATTGTGCCTTAAAGACAATAACAATGTGACGAAAACTAAGATTTAGACACATGTGCCTGCTATGTATACTGTTATGATTCTGTGAGAAATGCGGATTGATTTGATTACATAACAGAATAATAAAAAGTGTACCTGAACGTAAATTGGTCATTGTTGCAGGGTAGTCGAGATTATTTGGGTTGTGGGTTGTCACTCCAATCTCAATGGAACCAGACCATTTATCCACCAGTTTGTCAATGCGAATCTAAAACAGATAAGTGCGGTAATATAAACAGAAGTGCTTATAGTAAAAGGGTAATTGTTCTTTTActatagttttttatttgttttgtataactgttgtataattattttaagtatcatatcattatatattagttgtattattttttaaggaatttGATACATTTTAAGAATCAAAGTTACTTTAATTAGAAAATCTTCAGTCCATTTACAAGGGTGAAAAAAAAGATTACTTTTTATGATCAAATACTTGATATTATACTAAATTAagattggtaagattttttttatagcttttgaaagaagtttcttatgctcacctaggctgcatttatttgatcaaaaatgattatatattaaaaataagttttccATTAATACATTCAAAATATCATTAATTCCAGTAACGACAAatctaatgttattttaatattctgatttggtgttcaagaaacatttcttattattatcaatgttgacaaaAGTTGTGCCGATTATTaattttgtgaagaaaaaaaaattatagtttttttttgtcaggaTACTCTTGaggaatagaaaaaaaacaaatattttgtgagattataaatgttttactgtcacttttgatcaatttcatgcatccttgctaaacatGAGTATTcatctctttaaaaaaacaaataaataaactatttacCTCAAACATTTCATTGTGTCTGAGTGGTCGATTTGTCATGACGACTCCGTTATTGAATTCATCCAGTGGTCTCCTCCTTTCTGCCGTCTTGTTGTTGTTGCTTAGTTTGATCAGCGTGCCACACTTCTCATGGAACAGCAGTGCATCATTGGTTGTCATGGCTCCAGTGGCCACCCCCAGTCCTGCCACTCCACCAGAGCTCCCCGCTGGGCTGCTATTGCTGCTACTGCCTCCACCTGCCCCTCCGCCGCCAATGCCGCTGTCGCTTCCTGTTCCTCTGCACCCACCGCTACTTCCTGTGCCGCCCCTTGAGGAGTCAGAGCCTCCCCCTCCCACCCCAAAGTCCTCTCCACCCTCTTCCTCCGAACGATAGAGAGAGACAATGGCATTGTTGAACACATCAAATAACTGGTGCTCAGTCAAAACtgggagggaaaaaaaaaaaagtgtaaaaaaagacaaaaagttaGAATCAACCACAATGACACTGCAGATTTACAAAGATAAATAACTAAGGCTGGTTTTAAAAGTGACATACCACTATCAGGCTCAAAGTTGTTTGGGAATTTGTCGGGCCGACTGTGCGTCCTTGACACATCAGGCACTgataagaaaacaaaacagagaaCATTTGTTCATTACAACTGAGCTAATGACATATTAGAGTGTCCATGATAAAGAAAagcaaaaatctttaaaaaatcaagtttaaaaagtaaaataaataaaaaaaattatttagaagtTTACAGTTTGTATTCATGTTATTCTCAGCACTTTCAAGAAAAGTTTGAATTGTAATCAAACGTAATGTGTTTTAACATCAAGCAAATTGTAATAACGCATTTTCTTTACACCCTGAATACATGTGAATGtatattattactaataaaatattacatatatttttcatgattaaaaaatgtattgcagatttttttaaaaatcacggTCATGAATGaattatcaattaataaatatCATTAGGCTTTTGAAGAGTCAAAATGCTTATTTCTGCACAATTCAAAACATCATGGACAAAAGCTTTTTGAATATCAGCAAGCGGTTGTGTTAGCATTTATATGCAACTACTTGAAATCCTTTCCATCACGCTTCACAGTGTGGTCTAGTTTTACCTTCCTCTGCTGATGTTGTAGCACCAGCTTCAGACAGCATGATAGCTCCAGCCCTATCATCTTGGCTTTGGCGAGCATCTGCCATTATGGACACCGCTTGTGTCGACACCAACTCATCCTCCACCTCTTCATCCTCTTCCCCATCTATTTCAGCTGGGGGTTCGCAGCTTACCACAGTGACTTGAGTACACTTCCCATAGAGGTCCACCACGGCCCACAAACGAGAAGGAAGTCCACTTGCCGCCGTGCCACAGTCCTGTCCGTTCACCCACAGATGCAGTTCTCCTTTCCCATTCCGCTGGATCCCCACACGGTCCCCTTCCCCTAGCTGGTCTAGGTCGCGACCGTACTCCTCCAGGACTGAGCGACCGTCCTTTAGCACAGAGCAGCCGGACACGATCCACGAGCCCCCCTTCAGCCCTGTGGCACTGCTGGGAAATTCCAGAGCGGCTGGGTCCAGCGCAGTCACTCCGATCTCTATAGAACCGCTCCACGAGTTCACCTGGACCAAAGGGAATAGAAATGTGAGTTAGTTAAATGTCAGTCAATCCCTTTATAAATGATCTCAGAAGACTCAGAACCATGGTGCATGGTGAGCCATGGGGCTTAAATGTTCAAGTTCAAGCCAGGCCCACACATACTATGGTATCAGTTCCCCTGTCTTTTCTCAATAGtgttattatatttaatgtataatatatatatatatatatatatatatatacacacacacacacacacacacacacacacacacgtttgtgttcagtaatgtatttatttatttattttaaaattgctcataagtgacagtaaagacaagtACAACGTTAAAAAAAGAGATtcttagaattatttctgaatgattatgtgacactgaagactgctgaaaattcatctttgcaccCACAGCAATAagttacatttcaaaacattaaaatagaaagggtacaaatttaaaatattactgttttactgcatttttaaatcaaataaatacagcactGGCAAGCATTAAAACTTTTTTGATTGGTAGTCTATACAAATTTTTCAGCTTCAGTATAACTCCATTACCACagagaaaaaagcaaaaaaaatctaaacaaaaatttgtacatttataataatccACAACTGATGTCCATTGAGACGATATTCGAAGCAAAAAAGTAAAACGTACAGTTAtgttaaagaaattattttaatttctaacattaataattaattaatattaattacataTCAATAATACTAAATTGTTATGCCCCGTCTAGGGTAAAGCCGCAACATGAAAGAGTACAACACGCAAGAgtgttaaaaaaactaaaacaaggagCAGTATTTCGAAGAGCACAATGGTTTTACAGTACAACTGGGGGAATATTGGCTTCAGGAGCAgacaaggcaaaaaaaaaaaaactgcccctgttcacaaaaaaagaaaaaaaaaagaaaagaaaaaatgcaattaCTTCCCTGCCTCCCTATTCAAAACCAATGAATAAAAGGTTCCAACAAAAATGGCATCGGTCTCCCTAAATCCCCAAAACGTTATGTACAATTATTTACAAAGGAGAGCAAACAGGTCCAAACAGGGACAATCCAGAAATAAAGTCAACGAACGTGCGGAGGTCGTATTACGAACTAACAAGCAACAATCAATATCTCACAGGCAAACACTCAACTGTCTTTATGTGGATGGTATGTACAGTAAACTGTCAGTGAAGAAGGGCTGTGTCTATCTGGGTTAAGGCAAGCTGAGAATGTGATAAAGTTATTTCTCTAATCTGGTTACATAAGTGACCAGCAATCTGTTCATTGTCTTTTTCCCCTCTGTCTAGAAGTGATATGAGAAAATACAGGAAACTGGAATAATATCAGGGAACACTATAGGAATAATATTGTTGTGCTGTGCTCTTCCTCTCTCAAGCTTCATTTTCCACATAAAACTGAAagtcatttcttttaaaaatcagACACAGACTATCATAAAATTGCAACCGGTACCATGATTTGAATAATCATCACAAGTAACATTCACTAGTAATTGCATggattttttcacatttttctaaGAGAACatctcattaaaaaatataacacaatGTAGGCACACATGAATTTGTTCTTAaacttgttttaatttaaataagtttgGAGTACTATAAATGAGTGACCACGTGCCCAGGGTAAGTCATTTACATAAAACATGCCCAAATCATCTCCATATAAAGgcttttttccttgtttaacagGCTTTATTCATCATATGAAACTCTCGAAAAAACTGACAGCATGTGCCATCCTCAAAACCATTTTAAGACAGACACAGATTACTGTCTCTCATTCTCACACCTCAAACTATAACGCAAACCTTTTCACTGTATATGATGAAATATATTCaagattaaatatttatgtataaaattttATCTGAATTGGCTGCATACGAAAGTAGATCTGTGCTATATAGTAGGCAAAAAACAGTATGTGGAAAGAGTAGTATGTCCAAATTGACATTATTTATAAAGCAGTAGGCTAAAAGTTCCCAGATGACCTACTATTTAGTGTGAGACTCTGAAGTGTGCATTccatggacactttactatcctaTGAAGCTGCAGGGGAGGATTTGTgaacagcaacacaactgttacatgacaatgacaacatggtGAATGTAGTACGTCCATATTAAAATCTTGCTATACAGAACATGCTTTTATTAATGGTCACAAActaattatttattcaaaacaagTAGCTACCAACGATGTGATTTCTGATGCAGTCTATGTGCCTTATGCAAAAGTGTGGTTTTGGTTGTTACCACAATtttctgttaattaaaaaaaaagattgtacaAAAGCTATTTGCTCGCACGCAAGTTTTCACGCACAAATTTGAGTGTAAACAAATACGTTTAGTGAATGAGATGCAATGTGTTTCTTTGTTTACTAGTATTAGCTAGTACTTAATTTCCCAGAATTCTTTCAGAAATGCTTGCTGCctgttcagtgccacatgataAATTCAATTATCATACATTGATCCaatttgaaaaacaacaacagggtTTTAATATGTAACATCATCCTATGCCAGTAGTCAAAGCCATTTGAATGAAGATAAAGTGATAATTGTTTTCCCTTGAATGATCATTAAATCACCtatagttttattatattcaatattAAAATCAAAGCTTATacattgcaaaaatatattttttaattaattatgaaaACCTTGAATTTTGAAGCCAGGGCTTTTTGAAAACACAAGCTGCAAACTAAATTAAGATACCTTGTTCATGCGCAAACTGAAAaggtcattattataattattacataaaaaatgtatatataaatctaGGCTACAACTGATGATTTTGTCAACTGAcataaagaagaaaaatattaattcattataattTGTAGGGAAGATGTGTTTGTCGCTTATGCAATCTTAGATTTGTACACACAAAATGCAACAATGAATCATGTCAAGACCACTACTACAATTCATGGAACCGGAGGCAAAATTGTTGTGGGGTCCCCTTCTCCCACTGTCACAAATGAGCAAGCGTTTTGAACGAATCACTTGGCTAACTGAATAATGAATGACTGACTCACGACACGCGAAAAGACAGTCACTTGAGAGGGTCACTGAACTAATCAGTGAATTCAAAAGAATCGATTCGCTGAAATGAGTCAAAATCATGTTTACTTGAGCTTCCAGTGGAACATATATAGTAGTAATTCCCCAaaatataatgtgtgtatatatgcagaCAGTTCAGATCAGATGAGATTTATCTCGTTAACCCCCTGGCAGTTCAGGAATAGCCAAGCAGAGCAGCATCCTAACATCAACAGCCCTGACAGATCATTGCAAAACCCGCAGCACACGCGCATCCTGAGACTTCCACACACCTAAACCTAAACAACACGCATGACCTGTGAATAAGAGGACAGTAATGGACCACTGCAGACGAGCTGACACACACtcccaccctctctctctctctctctctctctctctctctctctctctctctctctcaatctctctctctcaccctctctctctggTGGGACATGCTTGTTTACCTTCTTGTCGATGCGGACAGTGAAGACATCGCGGTCCCTCAGCGGCTCCCGACTGAGGACCAGGCCGTGATTGAATTCCTGTACCGGCTGGTTCCGTTGAGCGGTTCGGTTGGAGTTCGACAAACCGATCAGTTTTCCGCTGCGCGGATGCAACTCAGCCGCCATCTTCGCACGGGCGGCGCGGTGCACGACAACGAGCGTCGTTTTGCGACAGTGGAGTCTCGCTTGTGGGCAATTCGCCATTGGCATTGGGCATATTTATTGACATAAATATAAGTTTAAGTGTACATAGAATGAGCAAACGTGCGTGAACCGATAAAACTGGATAAATGTGCTGGAGGTAGGTAATATGTGGATAAATACAGACAAATAAATACTCAATCAACACTCACACGAAGAACTCAAAACTCTATCACTAACTGTTCTTGGGAATTGTTAAAACATTggtttgaattgttttttttttttgttttttttttcttacctaaGGAAAATAATTTAAACACAAACCTGATTAATCTATTTGTTATTTGTGTGAGCTATACTTAAAAAGTCCTCTAGATGGAATCGGATTACAGAGAGACGTGCATAACAACTGATGTATGAAGCTCATGTAGCCAAAAACATTAGATGAACTTGACTTTATGTGTtccagaattttatttatttatttagtcgtTTTTGTTGCATAAAGgtcatgtttaaaatatataaatattttaaataaataaacaattcctGTGTTCCagaggttgaaatattatataaagataatgtttaaaactatttaaaatatattaataattatatttcctGATTTTGCTTAgtcaaatttcatttatttatatatttttttaaattgttgtcataaacttaaaaatcttaaaatatgaacTTACATTATGAAGTATTatgtgtttaactgtgataaatatgaacatagacataaaaaaataatcatttatataaATCTTTAAAGTATTATGACCTACCACAACAATTTCAccatcagaatatatatatataatgtagacAAAACAAAGTCGGGTAGAAAAAGAGTTAGGTTTAATTATCAGccattaatattaatgattaattgtttgtttgttttacataacCTGCACATGTTTTGTATTTACTTCATGGAGTGATACAAATTAATAAAGCAACACATAATTTAAttgatcatgatttattttgttGACAAAGATTTTCATTGAAAAATGTTCCCTTTAAGATGTGTTTGTAAACAGAGTTACCTTTTACAATCATTAATGTACTGGAAAGATGTATCATTGCATTTCAGATGTATTTTATTGCTCACTGTAACATTACAGCCCATCAGTACTTTTTTGAGGTTTTGGGTCAGCTGAACATGGAGCATTTTTAAATATGCCTACCTATGACAGATATAAGATATAGAGTTTAGATTGCAAAAGTGAGTCTATTAAGTGAGTTCATTCATTGCTTCTGTAGGACAGCTGTGAGAAGACACTGCAGTGTGTTTGTACAATGCCCGATCAAGATCAATGACCTGGCCTTGGACAAGGATTTTCTCCAGACACCCACGAAGGTATTGTGTACTTTTTGCCTTCTCGCTGTCACCTGAAAagacaaaagattaaaaaaaaaaaaaggttcagacTCAGAGAATTAACTAAAGCAGTAGAAGTAGAAGTAGAATAATTTGTGCAATGCAAAACAAGttatctgtttgacagaaacaagTGAAACATACACAATCTAACACTGAATATAAAGGATATTGGCGAATGGAGAACTTCAGCATGGAAATTCTTGCTTACTTCCACCTCGCAAATTTACCTGGCACTCCCCCAAAAGTCAGTAGCATCCCCTTTTTCCACATGGTGAAAAAGTCCAGACTTTCCGTTTCAAGCTCTGATATGCTGTTTACCACAAGTGAATGTTTCAGTATGGTTAGAGTAAGTGTTGCAGGTTCATGGGGAAGGGCAACACTTTCCGATTCCTCTTTCAGGCCCAACTGCTCCTTCTGTTACAGTGCAGATACATGGGCTACACTTTACAATAGggtcccattagttaacattagttgatGCATCAGCTAAAATCTACTTGCATTAAGCAAAGCATCTGTTGCAGTATTTATTCAtccttgtttctttttatttgaaaaaaaaaataactgtccaTTGTTATT comes from the Carassius carassius chromosome 39, fCarCar2.1, whole genome shotgun sequence genome and includes:
- the LOC132121466 gene encoding neuralized-like protein 4; the protein is MPMANCPQARLHCRKTTLVVVHRAARAKMAAELHPRSGKLIGLSNSNRTAQRNQPVQEFNHGLVLSREPLRDRDVFTVRIDKKVNSWSGSIEIGVTALDPAALEFPSSATGLKGGSWIVSGCSVLKDGRSVLEEYGRDLDQLGEGDRVGIQRNGKGELHLWVNGQDCGTAASGLPSRLWAVVDLYGKCTQVTVVSCEPPAEIDGEEDEEVEDELVSTQAVSIMADARQSQDDRAGAIMLSEAGATTSAEEVPDVSRTHSRPDKFPNNFEPDSVLTEHQLFDVFNNAIVSLYRSEEEGGEDFGVGGGGSDSSRGGTGSSGGCRGTGSDSGIGGGGAGGGSSSNSSPAGSSGGVAGLGVATGAMTTNDALLFHEKCGTLIKLSNNNKTAERRRPLDEFNNGVVMTNRPLRHNEMFEIRIDKLVDKWSGSIEIGVTTHNPNNLDYPATMTNLRSGTIMMSGCGILTNGKGTRREYCEFSLDELQEGDHIGLMRKASGALHFYINGIDQGVAANQTPGVVYGVVDLYGMAVKVTIVHNHNHSDRLRRNNAIMRALSPDVGRPRPALSLTPEPDVPERLLFHLNCGQKAAIISDGRTALRPHATDDFNHGVVLSNRPLHSNEVFQVRIDKMVDKWAGSIEIGVTTHNPAYLQLPSTMTNLRSGTWMMTGNGVMHNGTTILDEYGHNLDRLKAGDTVGVVRKEDGSLHFFVNGVPQGPAAWNVPPSVYAVVDLYGQAAQATIMDDLADLPPLPDDSSEGPTAMSPGSPCSVSGAAAANDLRFHQQHGTNAVITNGGRTALRQNCRSEFNDAIVISNRCLRDGELFEIVIQKMVDRWSGSIEAGVTAIRPEELEFPNTMTDIDYDTWMLSGTAIMQDGNTMRNNYGCDLDSLTTGSRIGMMRTASGDMHYFINGLDQGVACTGLPPEVFAVVDLYGQCVQVSITSSSGPLDNSLCTSNITEKSFPIHSPVAGVAHRLHSKHGKNVVLIGDGCQALRVDGYAHGIVFSAKELKTDEVFEVKINKVDDRWSGSLHVGLTTLQPPELPSCPLSGLSPSLTQLRSKVTWVLSGSEVRRNGVLQRQNYGCSLDRLTVGNRVGVKRCSDDTMHILIDGEDMGPAATAVAKNVYAVLDLYGKVTAVSIVSSTLAEDSESVKAPSLSPDSCSEGEEDSTPVRECENEPALVPTVMMFLENHGKNIQLSNQNLTAARVSSYNQGLLVTAQALPRQQLFQFQIDRLNPSWTSSLSLGVIGHSPDRLNFPSTACCLKRSVWLLQRDSVFHNSLKICENYGPNLDTCPEGTVLGLLVDSSGSLHLFVNGMDQGVAAQDIPSPCFPLIDLYGQCEQVTIVTNHVSVVGGERGDMHCQGDMEKADMVDGIKESVCWTPPPEVNPNKTCEYQALCSRFKELLTLPDGYFNEDAKYNLCYCESCHKLRGDEAYYKRGEPPRDYALPFGWCRFALRIKTHCEVSNAFKKWHIAYHGTSVGSLRRILDHNQLLSDSSSIFSLSPVKTEGHGSYGEPEENSAPEREIPRVQLSPTMRYSGLEVFAPKVQFRDPRSLRCHQAQVGFQVCVRPGSYKVGPTSLGMSEPLDPRFSNAEIDWITKEKGGTLLYGLLIRVE